A window of the Pseudomonas sp. B21_DOA genome harbors these coding sequences:
- a CDS encoding paraquat-inducible protein A, whose protein sequence is MSESVDAPGLSDLPLEDLIACHECDLLMRKPTLAHGEKALCPRCGYELYAHRHNVVQRSLALVIAALLLYVPANFLPIMQLNILGQSSQDTVWSGVVGLFNTDMQGVSIVVFLCSMAIPLLKLLCQLFVLLTIRFEVGRSYGLLLYRIYHHLRDWGMLEVYLMGVLVAIVKLADMAAITVGLGLACFIGLLLVQVWLEVVMSPHQIWQALSGEDAHAGD, encoded by the coding sequence ATGTCAGAATCGGTTGACGCCCCCGGGCTGTCAGATTTACCGCTGGAAGACTTGATAGCCTGCCACGAGTGCGACCTGCTGATGCGCAAGCCGACACTTGCCCATGGTGAGAAAGCGCTCTGCCCGCGTTGTGGTTATGAGTTATACGCCCACCGCCATAACGTGGTGCAGCGCAGCCTCGCCCTGGTGATCGCGGCGTTATTACTTTACGTACCGGCAAACTTTTTACCCATCATGCAACTCAATATCCTCGGGCAATCGTCGCAGGATACGGTCTGGAGTGGCGTGGTCGGTCTGTTCAACACCGACATGCAAGGAGTGTCGATTGTCGTCTTCCTTTGCAGCATGGCCATACCGTTACTCAAGTTGTTGTGCCAGCTGTTTGTGTTACTGACGATTCGTTTCGAAGTCGGCCGAAGCTACGGTTTGCTGCTCTATCGTATTTACCACCACCTCAGAGACTGGGGCATGCTCGAGGTCTACCTCATGGGCGTCCTCGTCGCGATCGTGAAGCTTGCGGACATGGCAGCCATCACCGTCGGCCTCGGGCTGGCATGTTTCATTGGCTTGTTGTTGGTACAAGTCTGGCTGGAGGTGGTGATGTCACCGCATCAGATCTGGCAGGCATTATCAGGAGAGGATGCCCATGCGGGCGATTGA
- a CDS encoding paraquat-inducible protein A yields MRAIDAGILVCTECHELNKQEADVDEQNCTRCGAQVHARRPNSLTRTWALLITAAIIYIPANVLPIMTVSSLGQGDPSTIMSGVIQLVQHGMIPIAAVVFIASILVPTFKLVGIALLLFSVQRRQPLSARQRIWMYRFIEFIGRWSMLDIFVIAILVAVVNFGRIASVEANLGAVAFASVVILTMLAAVTFDPRLIWDNTESDDDHD; encoded by the coding sequence ATGCGGGCGATTGATGCGGGCATTCTGGTCTGCACCGAATGTCACGAGCTGAACAAGCAGGAAGCTGACGTCGACGAGCAGAACTGCACCCGTTGTGGCGCGCAGGTTCACGCTCGCCGCCCGAACAGCCTGACCCGTACCTGGGCGCTGTTGATCACGGCAGCAATTATCTACATTCCGGCGAATGTCTTGCCGATCATGACGGTCAGCTCTCTGGGTCAGGGTGATCCGAGCACCATCATGTCCGGGGTTATTCAACTGGTGCAGCACGGCATGATTCCGATCGCGGCCGTGGTGTTCATCGCCAGTATTCTGGTGCCGACCTTCAAACTGGTCGGCATCGCGCTGTTGCTGTTTTCTGTGCAGCGTCGGCAACCATTATCGGCCCGCCAGCGTATCTGGATGTACCGTTTCATCGAGTTCATTGGCCGTTGGTCGATGCTCGATATTTTTGTGATCGCCATTCTCGTGGCGGTCGTCAACTTCGGCCGGATAGCCAGTGTCGAAGCCAACCTGGGCGCCGTCGCCTTCGCCTCTGTGGTGATTCTGACGATGCTCGCGGCAGTTACTTTCGATCCCCGACTGATTTGGGATAACACGGAGTCGGACGACGACCATGACTGA